The Juglans microcarpa x Juglans regia isolate MS1-56 chromosome 2D, Jm3101_v1.0, whole genome shotgun sequence DNA window TACAGAGACTTGTAGTGCCAAGGAAAAAAGGGTGTGGAGGTCATCCGACCACACCACCCTGCCGAGTTCATCAAACCATGccacccttaaacaccaatgtcGAGAACAAAGATTCATTGTGCCGAGTAAAAAGGGCGCGAAAGTCATCCGACCACGCCATCCTTAAACACTAATGTCAAGTACAAAAACTCGTGGTGCCGAGTAAAAAGGGCGCGGAAGTCATCCGACCACGccacccttaaacaccaatgttGAGTACAAAGACTCGCGATGGTAAGTAAAAAGGGCACGGAGGTCATCCGACCACATCACCATTAAATACCAATATAGAGTATAAAGAATCGTGGTGCCAAGGAAAAAAGTCGCAGAGGTCATCCCACCACACCACCCTTAAACACCAACATCGAGTACAAAGACTTGTAGGGCCAAGGAAAAAAGGTGTGGAGGTCATCCGACCATGccacccttaaacaccaatgtcTAGTACAATGAGTCGTGGTGCCAAGTAAAAAGGGCGCGGAGGTCATTAGACCATGCCACCTTTAAACACAAATGTTGAGTACAAAGACTAGTAGTGCCAGGGAAAAAAATGAGCTGTGGTCATCCGTCCACGCCACTCTTAGCTTCGTTTGGatccttaattcatctcaactcatctcaacttatcattacaacttttttaaattccaacacaaaatataataaacaattcaactttttgaaatcccaaaataataataatattaaaaaataatattctaacaatattttatcatctcaactcaactcacttcaacatccaaacgttacCTTAAACACCAATATTGAGTACAAAGACTTGCGATGTCAAGTAAAAAGGGCGTGGAGGTCATTAAACCACGCCACTCTTAAATACCAATGTTGAGTACAAAGACTCAGAGTGCCAAGTAAAAAGGGCGCGGAAGTCATCTGACCACGCCACCTTTAAAAATTAATGTCAAGTGCAAAGACTTGTGGTGCCAAGTAAAAAGGACACAGAGGTCATCCTATCACGCCACCCTTAGACATCAATGTTGAGTACAAAGACTCGTTGTGCTAAGTAAAAAGGGCGCGGAGGCTATCCAACCACATCACTCTTAAATACCAATGTAGAGTACAAAGACTCGTGGTGCCAAGGAAAAAGGGCGCAGAGGTCATCCCACCACACCACCCTTAAACACCAACGTCGAGTACAAAGACACGCAGGCCAAGGAAAAAGGGCGAGGAGGTCATTCGACCAAATCACCCTTAAATACCAATGTCGAGTACAAAGACTCACATTGCCAAGTAAAATGGGTGCAGAGGTCATCAAACCACGCCACTATTAAACACCAATGTCGAGTACAAAGACTCGTGGAGCCAAGGAGAAATGGCTTGAAGGTCATTAGACCACGCCACCCTTAAATACCAATATCGAGTATAAAGACTCATAGTGCTAAGTAAAAAGGGCATGGAGGTCATCTGACCCAATCACCCTTAAATACCAATATCGAGTACAAAGACTCGCGTTGCCAAGTAAAATGGGCGTAGAGGTCATCCTACCATACCACCCTTAAATACCAATATCGAGTACAAAGACTTACGATGCCAAGAAAACTAGCGCGAAAGTCATCTAACCACACCACCCTTAAACAccaaatttagaaaaaacaacGAGCCACTCGCAAAGTAGAAAGAAAAATCCTCATGAAATCAAAGCTAAGTgtaggaaaataataataataaaataacgcCAAAACTAGCTTTGTATTCCCAACATGTACAACTATAAAAGGCAAGTACAAAAATGTTTGTATTGTTTGCAAAATGTTGTTACAAGTGTAGCAGGGAAGATAgccatttaaaaaatactaagtACTAGGACCGTCGGAAGCTGGAGGTGGACGAGGATTGTCAAAGGCATTTGGCATGGTGTCTCGGCCAAAGGCATCAACAAATTGATGCAAGGTTGCATCAGGTTTAAACATCACCAAATCTAAATGCCTCAAGTCAATACGAGGATTGGCCGAACAAGTTCCTCTCTCACAGCCACCAAGTCAGACTCCAACGTCTTCACCAGCTGGGTCTTCTCCTTCAGCCGTTTATCCTTGTTGAGAAGATTTCATTAAGCTTCCTCTGTTGTTCGACTGTGTCGACTCAAACTTTCTTGTATTTCTCGTGCCATTTAGTAAACTCTTCTAGAGTGCCGCACGCATCAAAAAGGTCAAGATTAACTTACCTCTTGCTCTTTTCTGAGGTCGTCAACAGCTCCCCGAGTTTAGTGCATCGTCACTAAGAACCAGACAACTCCTGACGGACATAATTGAGTTCCTCCTAGAGGGCAAGGAGCTCAGAGTGAGCACAACTCCGCTCTGACTCTAACTCCGCCTAGACAAGGGAAATTTGAGCCCTAGCAGAATCACGCTCTGACTCCAAGTGTCCCAATGAGAAGTTGTTCCAGAGCTTCAGCTCTGTGGCATGACGAAGTTCATCGTGAAGGTGCAAAACCTCATCTCGAAGAATGTCCAAGTCACCTGCCAAAAAGAGCGCGTAGCCATCAGCTTGATCAAGTAGGATCTCCAACTTCACCTTCTCACCCTTCCACCTCTCAAATTCCCTATTGGCATAGAAAGAAAAGACACGCCTATAGCgaacttcatcttccaagtcAGCATAGTCTGCCATGATTCAGGCCGCCAAATCATCAATACCTTACAAAGATAaaacccaagaaagtcaaacaATCATCTTAGAAAAATGAGGTGGAAGCACCCCCCTTCCCCCCAGGCGTCACTCCCTTAGCATACTTCACCTCAGGCCCATAGTGAGGACCAAGGAGGAAAGCTTCAAGAAACACTGCCTTTGAGCCAGCTCTAATCCTTGGAAAGACTGCCTTACCCAAATCTCCCACCGGGTGAATAGTGTCAATGTAGGCAAGTTCAACATCCCCCAAATTAAGGTCCTCACTTGCAAGATCACCCGGACGAACACCCTCCTCTGAGGAAAAAGGTTCAAGGTCATCCCGGAGAGGGGTAAGAAATGTGGTCACCACCAGCCCCCAAGTGGAGTGGAGGGGTCGCCCCTCCCCCGAGATAGTGGTAGCAAAGAGTGGGGCGTTAAAATTGTGCCTTCACTTCCTTCTTCCACTTCACGAATAGGAACGTTGCCGCCCTTCCTGTCGCCCTGGACACCATGGTCTCCTAGGTCACCTGATCAACAAGGCTCAACGAGAAGGCGACGTCCATATCACGTTGACCTCACTGCCCTCTCTCTTGGCAAATCAAAAGCTTCGAATGTAGGAAATTCAAAGGCTAAGCTAGACGATGAATCAAACTGCTGGGAAGGAAGATCAAAGTCAAATGCGGTCGCCAAGTCAGAAAAGGCTTGATCCATCTAATCCTCAACGTCATCAAGACCTAGCGAAGGCGAGTGTGTTGGTGGGCGATTGGGGGTAGAAAGTGAGGTACCTTGAGGTCGGTCAGCCATGGGGGAGGAGCCCACACCTGTGCATCTAGCCCCCCTCTTCTCTGTGGGAGAAGGTGTATTCGTCGTAGGCTAGCGAGAACGTTTCCTTGAAACCTTTGCAGTAGACTCCGAGGGATACTTAGTTGGGGGAGATGGTGCCATAACCTTGCTCACGAAAGGACGACCTTTGACCTTTGAACAGTTAGGCATCACcaagaaaccatcaatattggAGGGCGTCAAGAGATCCTCAATCCAAAGGTCGTCCTCATGTTCACTTGCCCAGGTGGCAACCATGTCGACACAGGATTGTTCCCGTTCAGATAGAGGCTCCAAAGCCGCCATTAGGCCCTTGTCGTCGGGAACTTTACTCTAGGTGGCTCTAATTGGGAATTTCCAGCGCATAGCCTCTAAATTGGAAAATTCCCAACCTACGCCATTGACCAAGAAAAGTTTCCTCGTCTATTGTTTGGCATTCCAATGATGGCTCTCAAAACGAGCCAACCACTGCTTCCTAATCCGAAAGCTACAAATATTTCCTGGAGAGCTCCTCAAAGAATAAAACTCCAAGAACTCTCAAGCAGTTAAATCTAGATATTCTTCCCTAGCAGGTTCCAAAACCAAATGAAATACAATGCAAGAATAAAGAAGAACCCGCCATGCTTGAGAATGAAGTTGCACAGAGGCCAATGGAAGAAGGTCAAGAACGTCGTGTACTAGGTGACCGAAAGGGAATCGCAAACTGTGGGTTAGGGCGCAGACAGGAAGAGCAACCTTTTTGACAAACCCTTCCTCATCGATGCAGCCATGACGAAGGAGTTCCAGGAGTATTGAGTTTGGAATCCTATAGGTGTGTTGCAGATTCGTCAAGTCCTTAGTAGTGAAGGTGGAGCGCCACCCAAAACCTTCAAAACACGGGACGTCTTTAGTAGAGGAAGACTGTGGCGCAACAGAGGTTTGAGATGTGTTTCATTGGGTCATGAGGATGACAATcaagaataaagaaagaaagaaatggggAAGGTTAGAATCGCAAGtaaagaaatcaaaataatgGGGTTTCGAGAACgtaaagaagaaaggaaaaaatcgagaagaatatgaaaaatgggAAGGAGTAGAGAAATGAAGTGCAGGTAATAAATGTAAATCATAATTACCTGACTAAAGAAAGTGATTGAAGAACTTGGTGATGGTTACTGGGTAACATATGCACGTTTCCCAAGTTTAGAATTCTCGCCTCTTGACAATTGGAAATGacgaataaaataataaatgggcCAGCGGGATAGCCCATAGGTTGTCTCAAATCCCTACTAGGGTGGTCTAGGATCTCAAGCATCCTCAACTGAGGAAAGTATGATATTTGTAATTCCTTCATTATGAATTCCTCACGCATACATGCGAGAGGTATTAGCAAGGTAATTGGAGGAGTTAAGTATGGCCCAAACTGGGGCCTAAGGCCCATCATCCATAAATGATTCAAAAGAGTCATGTAGCTTAACAAAGACCCTAACCACCCTATTTATCAAGGAGGGATAAACCTCACATTATGGATATGAACCACGTGGTGATTAGATAATTCTGATACATCAGGAATAAGTCTTCTAAGGGCTAAGCATTGTGCAAAATTAATCAGTTTATAGTATTTATCCAATATCCTTCGTGCCTATATATAGGGGAACATGTAACTTTCAATTTATCTGATTGAGTATTCTTGAATTATTATATCTAACacattactgacttaagcattggATGTGTCACAGGCGCTCCACGCCACCCATTTAACGATTTGCAAGTTAACGATCACGACAAGTGGTACAAGAAATTAGTAGGTTTGTGTTTGATATAAATAAACGAATTGACTCGTTAaaacatgattaataaataagtcaacCCACAATGACCCGtttaagttttatttcaaaattataatttttattattgttgagttgttaatattgatatttctcaatatacttatattttattattgagatttcAATTTTGAACCTATACTTgtatttgttattattaaatttataatattatttttattatacattaaaatatgaaaaatattgatattttttcctAGTAAGTAggtttattgtttttttttatatattttggttactaataaatctaaattttaattttaagtgatattatattaatcaagtcaaatgaAATATGCAGGTCAATTCAATCTAATGGTACCGGCCGGTTTTAGAACTAAGTGTACCAATCCGGGACCAGACTGGTCCAAAACCAGACCACCGGTCCATGTCAATTTTCTGGTTTGCCTCTTACACCCCTAGTGGCGAGTTCGAATTCTTTCCTTTCGTTATGGGCCCATTTCTGTCGTCCTTAGACTTGAATCGAGTTAGACAGGCGGGTGGGTGGGCAGCAGCTACTCTTCCTTCGGTAAAACATAGGGGCAGGCCCGACTAGCGATCTTATGAGGCCACCCATGGCTCTTGGTTCCTGCCTCTTCGAGTACactttaaaaacaaagaaaaagaaagcgaAGAGAAGAGGGGAGAAGGAAGTTGTAATCAGCAAGGATCTGTTTGACTATGAGAACGAAGACTCGCCTCGGGGGCCGGCCTAAACCCTGCACCTCGCCCACCGCCACTACCAATAGGGCACTTCCTCTCCTCCACGATCAGGTACTTCGtcttaatatcttttttttttttttttttttttttaatctatgaTGCTATTTATGCTGTATGCATCGATGCATTTCTGTGTCTATGGCTACCATTTTCAACTAGGGTTCCcgaatattaaattttagaattttaactTGTTCATTAATGTTTCCCGCTTCGCAAAAATCGTATATATTCGTTTCACAGCCGGAGGATTTTATGCAAACAATTATGCATGAAATGTCGAGTGCGTGCAACGAGGGGCTTCACGATGATGCAGCTCTTAATTTGAATGAAGATACTGTTGATTGTATGGAGATAGATTCTTTTAAGGAGCGGACTTGTATAAGGTGCAATCGAGGTGGAGACGTCTTGGTTTGTCGCGAAATTGGCTGCCCAATTGCTCTCCACGAAAAGTGTGTGTGCTTTAAGCCTAAATTCGATGCCTTTGGTCGCTTTTACTGTCCCTATTGTTCCTACAAACGAACAATGGTAGAAACTCGACAATTTAGGAAAAAGGCTATGTTGGCAAAGAAAGCTTTGTTGAAATTTGTTAGTTCGAATGCTGTAGGTGGGAATGGGCAGAAGCTGGAGGACAGTGGTGAAGCTAAGAGGAAAGAGTCCAATGTATCCTTACCTCATGTGCGAAACAGAAACAGCCCTGATCATGAGAAATGTGTGTGGGTGGAGGATCTACAGGATGACAGATGTGAGGCACATAATAGGGTGATTGATGAACTTCACACAAATCATTCTATACCCAATGCTTGTAGTAATGTACATTTCAGAGAAGAAGAGATCGTACTAGATTTTACAGAAGAAAAATCCAATGATGTGAACATATCTGAAGCACATCTGTCTGATTTTATAGAAGACGGAGAAAGACTACAAGCAGAAGATGCATCACGAATGGATGAAAGTCAGAATGAAGGAAGTTTTGAGGAGGATGAAGAGCAAGCAGAGCCTTTGACTACTTGTAACTCGGATGAGGTGATGACTGTAGATGAGGGACTTCATGCATCAAGAGAAGGATCACAGGATGGACTTGAGGCATCTGCAGAGAATAAAGGCAAAAGGGATGGTGAACACAAATTGCAGCCAGAAGCACCAACATCACGGCCAAAGCGTTTCAAACAAAGAGCTCAAAAAAAGGCACGGCCTCAGAATGCTGGTTTACAAAGGAAAATATCCCCTCATAAATATATGACTCCAGAGAAAGATTCTAGGAAACCAAATGAGGATGTTGCTAc harbors:
- the LOC121250114 gene encoding uncharacterized protein LOC121250114; protein product: MRTKTRLGGRPKPCTSPTATTNRALPLLHDQPEDFMQTIMHEMSSACNEGLHDDAALNLNEDTVDCMEIDSFKERTCIRCNRGGDVLVCREIGCPIALHEKCVCFKPKFDAFGRFYCPYCSYKRTMVETRQFRKKAMLAKKALLKFVSSNAVGGNGQKLEDSGEAKRKESNVSLPHVRNRNSPDHEKCVWVEDLQDDRCEAHNRVIDELHTNHSIPNACSNVHFREEEIVLDFTEEKSNDVNISEAHLSDFIEDGERLQAEDASRMDESQNEGSFEEDEEQAEPLTTCNSDEVMTVDEGLHASREGSQDGLEASAENKGKRDGEHKLQPEAPTSRPKRFKQRAQKKARPQNAGLQRKISPHKYMTPEKDSRKPNEDVATSKNKKVTASNKSRQPRESPKKFTKMTFPNVKRKRLFWTAEEEDMLKEGVHKFSTSANKNIPWRKILEFGRHIFHTTRTPVDLKDKWKNMMAKDSSTINKESP